A genomic stretch from Physeter macrocephalus isolate SW-GA chromosome 12, ASM283717v5, whole genome shotgun sequence includes:
- the LOC102986191 gene encoding LOW QUALITY PROTEIN: serine/threonine-protein phosphatase 4 regulatory subunit 3B-like (The sequence of the model RefSeq protein was modified relative to this genomic sequence to represent the inferred CDS: inserted 1 base in 1 codon; substituted 1 base at 1 genomic stop codon), with protein LALALENEGYIKKLLQLFQACENLENTEGLHHLYEIITGILFLNKATLFEVMFSDECIMDVVGCLEYDPALAQPKRHREFLTKTAKFKEVIPITDSELRQKIHQTYRVQYIQDIILPTPSVFEENFLSTLTSFIFFNKVEXSMLQEDEKFLSEVFAQLTDEATDDNKRRELVNFFKEFCAFSQTLQPQNRDAFFKTLAKLGILPALEIVQGMDDLQVRSAATDIFSYLVEFSPSMVREFVMQEAQQSDDDILLINVVIEQMICDTDPELGGAVQLMGLLRTLIDPENMLATTNKTEKSEFLNFFYNHCMHVLTAPLLTNTSEDKCEKDNIVGSNKNSTICPDNYQTAQLLALILELLTFCVEHHTYHIKNYIMNKDLLRIVLVLMNSKHTFLALCALRFMRRIIGLKDEFYNRYITKGNLFEPVINALLDNGTRYNLLNSAVIELFEFIRVEDIKSLTTHIVENFYKALESIEYVXTFKGLKTKYEQEKDRQNQKLNRYCLSILHL; from the exons CTGGCTCTGGCCTTGGAAAATGAAGGCTATATTAAAAAACTACTGCAGCTCTTCCAAGCTTGTGAGAACCTAGAAAACACTGAAGGCTTACATCATTTGTATGAAATTATTACAGGAATCTTATTCCTAAATAAGGCAACTCTGTTTGAGGTAATGTTTTCTGATGAGTGTATCATGGATGTCGTGGGATGCCTTGAATATGACCCTGCTTTGGCTCAGCCAAAAAGGCACAGAGAATTCTTGACCAAAACTGCAAAGTTTAAGGAAGTTATACCAATAACAGACTCTGAACTAAGACAAAAAATACATCAGACTTACAGGGTACAGTACATTCAGGACATCATTTTGCCTACACCATCAGTTTTTGAAGAGAATTTTCTTTCTACTcttacatcttttattttcttcaacaaaGTTG ATAGCATGTTGCAGGAAGATGAGAAGTTTTTGTCTGAAGTTTTTGCACAATTAACAGATGAGGCCACAGATGATAATAAACGACGTGAATTGGTTaattttttcaaggaattttgtGCATTTTCTCAGACATTACAACCTCAAAACAGGgatgcatttttcaaaactttgGCAAAGTTGGGGATTCTTCCTGCTCTTGAAATTGTTCAGGGCATGGATGATTTGCAAGTCAGATCAGCTGCTACAGATATATTTTCTTATCTAGTAGAGTTTAGTCCATCCATGGTCCGAGAATTTGTAATGCAGGAAGCCCAGCAGAGTGATGACGATATCCTTCTCATTAATGTAGTAATTGAACAAATGATCTGTGATACTGATCCTGAGCTAGGAGGTGCTGTTCAGTTAATGGGACTTCTTCGTACTCTAATTGATCCAGAGAACATGCTGGCTACaactaataaaactgaaaaaagtgaatttctaaatttcttctaCAACCATTGTATGCATGTCCTCACAGCACCACTTTTGACCAATACTTCAGAAGACAAATGTGAAAAGGATAATATAGTTGGATCTAACAAAAACAGCACAATTTGTCCCGATAATTATCAAACAGCACAGCTGCTTGCCTTAATTTTAGAGCTACTCACATTTTGTGTGGAACATCACACATATCACATAAAAAACTATATTATGAACAAGGACTTGCTAAGAATAGTCTTGGTCTTGATGAATTCAAAGCACACTTTCCTGGCCTTGTGTGCTCTTCGTTTTATGAGGCGGATAATTGGCCTTAAAGATGAATTTTATAATCGTTACATCACCAAGGGAAATCTTTTTGAGCCAGTTATAAATGCTCTTCTGGATAATGGAACTCGGTACAATCTATTGAATTCAGCTGTTATTGAGTTATTTGAATTTATAAGAGTGGAAGATATCAAGTCTCTTACTACacatatagttgaaaacttttaTAAAGCACTTGAATCGATTGAATATGTTTAGACATTCAAAGGATTGAAGACTAAATATGAgcaagaaaaagacagacaaaatcaGAAACTGAACAGGTATTGTTTAAGTATATTGCATTTATAG